One part of the Rutidosis leptorrhynchoides isolate AG116_Rl617_1_P2 chromosome 1, CSIRO_AGI_Rlap_v1, whole genome shotgun sequence genome encodes these proteins:
- the LOC139868832 gene encoding F-box only protein 8-like, with the protein MSDHIPFEIQTEIIKNLPVKSLIRFRSVSKPWKSLIDSSEFIVNYHVNHSQLQHHLLVRLPIMLGTSQGLFSFCKNKVRSDGNKMMSVVIWNPTIEKSVSVVVPNVLQDHPFRTVVVFGVCPRTMDPMLVKITYIYSLEYDMSIRIPSQVEIFTLSSGAWRSSSNNMPRKSILLTRNQVNVDSFIYWLATDRIPRGDGYYLKNMILSFDMISEEFAEIYLPDSLAQLGDSKLFIRKLRTSLVMLEINREVEKREYCVWRMENGAPNSFEKLFIIKAPDASLIKKIDGVLGFRKTGKPIIEALYDTDERNALFVYDPDSEQINDIGIYGVGFPYLASSYVETLLLLNH; encoded by the exons ATGTCTGACCACATACCTTTTGAAATTCAAACTGAAATTATTAAAAATCTCCCTGTTAAATCATTGATTCGATTCAGATCGGTTTCAAAACCGTGGAAGTCTCTGATCGATAGCTCTGAATTCATCGTTAATTATCACGTCAACCACTCTCAGCTGCAACATCATCTGCTTGTAAG GCTTCCAATAATGTTAGGTACCTCTCAAGGTCTGTTTTCTTTTTGCAAAAATAAAGTACGGAGTGATGGGAACAAAATGATGTCTGTTGTCATTTGGAATCCTACAATTGAAAAATCAGTTAGTGTTGTTGTGCCTAATGTGTTACAAGATCACCCCTTTCGGACTGTTGTTGTCTTTGGGGTTTGTCCTCGAACCATGGACCCTATGCTTGTCAAGATTACTTATATTTATTCTTTAGAATATGATATGTCAATTCGCATCCCTTCTCAAGTTGAGATTTTTACATTGAGCTCAGGGGCATGGAGGAGTTCATCTAATAATATGCCTCGTAAATCAATTCTATTGACAAGGAACCAGGTTAACGTAGATAGTTTTATATATTGGCTTGCTACTGATAGGATTCCTAGGGGTGATGGCTATTATCTGAAAAACATGATTTTATCATTTGATATGATCTCTGAAGAATTTGCAGAAATTTATCTCCCAGATAGTTTGGCACAACTTGGTGACTCTAAATTGTTTATACGCAAATTAAGGACATCTCTTGTGATGCTAGAAATCAATAGGGAGGTCGAGAAACGAGAATATTGTGTATGGAGGATGGAAAATGGTGCCCCTAACTCATTTGAAAAGTTATTTATTATCAAGGCACCAGATGcatcattaataaaaaaaatagatgGGGTACTAGGATTTAGAAAAACCGGCAAACCTATAATTGAGGCGTTGTATGATACTGATGAACGAAATGCACTTTTTGTTTATGATCCTGACTCGGAGCAAATCAATGATATCGGTATTTATGGAGTTGGGTTTCCTTACTTAGCAAGTTCATATGTGGAAACACTACTATTACTTAATCACTGA